A section of the Citrus sinensis cultivar Valencia sweet orange chromosome 8, DVS_A1.0, whole genome shotgun sequence genome encodes:
- the LOC102626956 gene encoding flowering time control protein FY isoform X1 produces the protein MMYGDPQQHHNQQQPGGGGDHFNRGPQPPQPPGPPMMRQPSASSSTLNPPEFHHLPSNPPYDAHGDSFAAKRMRKLTQRRAVDYTSTVVRYMQIRMWQRDSRDRTVLQATPAAAIDMLPTVAYADNPSTSFAAKFVHTSLNKNRCSINRVLWTPTGRRLITGSQSGEFTLWNGQSFNFEMILQAHDHAIRSMVWSHNDNWMVSGDDGGAIKYWQNNMNNVKANKSAHKESVRDLSFCRTDLKFCSCSDDTTVKVWDFARCQEERSLTGHGWDVKSVDWHPTKSLLVSGGKDSLVKLWDAKSGRELCSFHGHKNMVLCVKWNQNGNWVLTASKDQIIKLYDIRAMKELESFRGHRKDVTALAWHPFHEEYFVSGSLDGSIFHWLVGHETPQVEIHNVHDNTVWDLAWHPIGYLLCSGSNDHTTKFWCRNRPGDTARDKFNMGQNQGYGEQNAVFAGRMPGNFPLPEGPTTPGPFAPGLTRNEGTIPGVGVAMPLSIPSFDSAAQGEQKQPLSMPLGAPPLPPGPHPSLLTANQQQGYQQNPPPMPPQQHQGHPQQMPHLAMPPQNMPQLQPPSHLPMLQHPHISRPPPQMPQLGMPSPMPGSLPTPSSHPMSMPVPVGMQGSMNQMAPPMQQGHYMGMNPMHSGGGAPPQVGGFPNGMQGPPNSSGPQMYPQGGAFNRPQGQMPMMPGYNPFQSGNQSGMAPPPPPGPPPHGQSQQ, from the exons ATGATGTACGGTGATCCTCAACAACATCACAATCAGCAGCAGCCAGGTGGTGGAGGGGACCACTTCAATAGGGGCCCACAGCCGCCACAACCGCCTGGACCACCAATGATGCGGCAGCCTTCGGCCTCTTCCAGTACTCTCAACCCACCCGAATTTCATCACCTGCCTTCCAACCCTCCTTACGACG CTCATGGTGACAGTTTTGCTGCAAAAAGAATGAGAAAGCTCACTCAAAGGAGGGCAGTTGATTATACTAGCACTGTTGTTCGGTATATGCAG ATTCGAATGTGGCAGCGGGATTCAAGGGACAGGACGGTATTGCAAGCTACCCCCGCAGCGGCAATTGAT ATGTTACCTACAGTTGCCTATGCTGATAATCCATCAACAAGCTTTGCTGCAAAGTTTGTTCACACATCTCTTAACAAGAATCGTTGTTCAATTAATCGGGTTTTG TGGACTCCCACCGGTAGGCGTCTTATCACTGGCTCTCAAAGTGGAGAATTTACTCTTTGGAATGGACAATCcttcaattttgaaatgattCTTCAG GCCCATGATCATGCAATTAGATCTATGGTATGGAGCCACAATGATAACTGGATGGTCTCTGGTGATGATGGCGGTGCAATAAA GTATTGGCAGAACAACATGAATAATGTGAAGGCCAATAAATCTGCTCATAAAGAATCAGTCCGTGATTTAAG CTTCTGTCGGACTGACTTGAAGTTCTGTTCCTGTTCTGATGATACAACTGTTAAAGTTTGGGACTTTGCTCGATGCCAAGAAGAGCGTTCCTTAACTG GCCATGGTTGGGATGTGAAGAGTGTTGATTGGCACCCTACCAAATCTCTTCTAGTTTCAG GTGGAAAAGATAGCCTTGTGAAACTTTGGGATGCCAAAAGTGGGAGAGAACTATGCTCTTT TCATGGTCACAAAAATATGGTTCTTTGTGTGAAGTGGAACCAAAATGGTAACTGGGTACTGACTGCCTCCAAGGATCAGATTATCAAG CTTTATGACATAAGAGCTATGAAGGAGCTTGAATCATTCCGTGGCCACCGAAAGGATGTGACTG CATTGGCTTGGCATCCATTTCATGAAGAATACTTTGTCAGTGGAAGTCTCGACGGTTCCATTTTCCATTGGCTTGTCGG GCATGAAACTCCGCAAGTTGAAATTCATAATGTACATGATAACACTGTATGGGACTTGGCGTGGCATCCCATCGGATATCTTCTTTGTAG TGGTAGCAATGATCACACCACAAAGTTTTGGTGTAGGAATAGGCCAGGGGACACTGCTCGTGATAAATTTAACATGGGTCAGAACCAAG gTTATGGTGAACAAAATGCTGTCTTTGCTGGCCGCATGCCTGGAAATTTCCCTCTGCCAGAAGGACCAACAACTCCAGGACCATTTGCTCCAGGACTGACTCGAAATGAAGGAACTATCCCCGGGGTCGGAGTTGCTATGCCGTTATCTATTCCATCATTTGATTCAGCAGCTCAGGGGGAGCAAAAGCAGCCTCTTTCCATGCCTTTAGGAGCACCTCCTCTTCCACCTGGTCCACATCCCTCTCTTCTTACAGCCAATCAGCAGCAGGGATATCAACAAAATCCTCCACCGATGCCACCGCAACAGCATCAGGGACACCCACAGCAAATGCCCCATTTGGCAATGCCACCTCAAAATATGCCACAGCTGCAGCCTCCATCCCACTTGCCCATGCTTCAACATCCGCATATATCTCGTCCACCACCTCAAATGCCCCAACTTGGCATGCCTTCTCCCATGCCAGGTTCTTTGCCCACACCTTCATCGCATCCAATGTCAATGCCTGTTCCTGTG GGGATGCAAGGATCTATGAATCAGAtggctccaccaatgcaacaaggCCATTATATGGGCATGAACCCCATGCACTCTGGGGGTGGTGCACCTCCTCAAGTTGGAGGCTTTCCAAATGGCATGCAGGGCCCTCCAAATTCAAGCGGGCCCCAAATGTATCCACAGGGTGGTGCATTCAACCGTCCACAAGGACAAATGCCAATGATGCCAGGATATAATCCCTTCCAG TCGGGTAATCAATCTGGTATGGCCCCGCCACCTCCACCAGGTCCACCACCACACGGCCAAAGTCAGCAGTAG
- the LOC102626956 gene encoding flowering time control protein FY isoform X2, with amino-acid sequence MRKLTQRRAVDYTSTVVRYMQIRMWQRDSRDRTVLQATPAAAIDMLPTVAYADNPSTSFAAKFVHTSLNKNRCSINRVLWTPTGRRLITGSQSGEFTLWNGQSFNFEMILQAHDHAIRSMVWSHNDNWMVSGDDGGAIKYWQNNMNNVKANKSAHKESVRDLSFCRTDLKFCSCSDDTTVKVWDFARCQEERSLTGHGWDVKSVDWHPTKSLLVSGGKDSLVKLWDAKSGRELCSFHGHKNMVLCVKWNQNGNWVLTASKDQIIKLYDIRAMKELESFRGHRKDVTALAWHPFHEEYFVSGSLDGSIFHWLVGHETPQVEIHNVHDNTVWDLAWHPIGYLLCSGSNDHTTKFWCRNRPGDTARDKFNMGQNQGYGEQNAVFAGRMPGNFPLPEGPTTPGPFAPGLTRNEGTIPGVGVAMPLSIPSFDSAAQGEQKQPLSMPLGAPPLPPGPHPSLLTANQQQGYQQNPPPMPPQQHQGHPQQMPHLAMPPQNMPQLQPPSHLPMLQHPHISRPPPQMPQLGMPSPMPGSLPTPSSHPMSMPVPVGMQGSMNQMAPPMQQGHYMGMNPMHSGGGAPPQVGGFPNGMQGPPNSSGPQMYPQGGAFNRPQGQMPMMPGYNPFQSGNQSGMAPPPPPGPPPHGQSQQ; translated from the exons ATGAGAAAGCTCACTCAAAGGAGGGCAGTTGATTATACTAGCACTGTTGTTCGGTATATGCAG ATTCGAATGTGGCAGCGGGATTCAAGGGACAGGACGGTATTGCAAGCTACCCCCGCAGCGGCAATTGAT ATGTTACCTACAGTTGCCTATGCTGATAATCCATCAACAAGCTTTGCTGCAAAGTTTGTTCACACATCTCTTAACAAGAATCGTTGTTCAATTAATCGGGTTTTG TGGACTCCCACCGGTAGGCGTCTTATCACTGGCTCTCAAAGTGGAGAATTTACTCTTTGGAATGGACAATCcttcaattttgaaatgattCTTCAG GCCCATGATCATGCAATTAGATCTATGGTATGGAGCCACAATGATAACTGGATGGTCTCTGGTGATGATGGCGGTGCAATAAA GTATTGGCAGAACAACATGAATAATGTGAAGGCCAATAAATCTGCTCATAAAGAATCAGTCCGTGATTTAAG CTTCTGTCGGACTGACTTGAAGTTCTGTTCCTGTTCTGATGATACAACTGTTAAAGTTTGGGACTTTGCTCGATGCCAAGAAGAGCGTTCCTTAACTG GCCATGGTTGGGATGTGAAGAGTGTTGATTGGCACCCTACCAAATCTCTTCTAGTTTCAG GTGGAAAAGATAGCCTTGTGAAACTTTGGGATGCCAAAAGTGGGAGAGAACTATGCTCTTT TCATGGTCACAAAAATATGGTTCTTTGTGTGAAGTGGAACCAAAATGGTAACTGGGTACTGACTGCCTCCAAGGATCAGATTATCAAG CTTTATGACATAAGAGCTATGAAGGAGCTTGAATCATTCCGTGGCCACCGAAAGGATGTGACTG CATTGGCTTGGCATCCATTTCATGAAGAATACTTTGTCAGTGGAAGTCTCGACGGTTCCATTTTCCATTGGCTTGTCGG GCATGAAACTCCGCAAGTTGAAATTCATAATGTACATGATAACACTGTATGGGACTTGGCGTGGCATCCCATCGGATATCTTCTTTGTAG TGGTAGCAATGATCACACCACAAAGTTTTGGTGTAGGAATAGGCCAGGGGACACTGCTCGTGATAAATTTAACATGGGTCAGAACCAAG gTTATGGTGAACAAAATGCTGTCTTTGCTGGCCGCATGCCTGGAAATTTCCCTCTGCCAGAAGGACCAACAACTCCAGGACCATTTGCTCCAGGACTGACTCGAAATGAAGGAACTATCCCCGGGGTCGGAGTTGCTATGCCGTTATCTATTCCATCATTTGATTCAGCAGCTCAGGGGGAGCAAAAGCAGCCTCTTTCCATGCCTTTAGGAGCACCTCCTCTTCCACCTGGTCCACATCCCTCTCTTCTTACAGCCAATCAGCAGCAGGGATATCAACAAAATCCTCCACCGATGCCACCGCAACAGCATCAGGGACACCCACAGCAAATGCCCCATTTGGCAATGCCACCTCAAAATATGCCACAGCTGCAGCCTCCATCCCACTTGCCCATGCTTCAACATCCGCATATATCTCGTCCACCACCTCAAATGCCCCAACTTGGCATGCCTTCTCCCATGCCAGGTTCTTTGCCCACACCTTCATCGCATCCAATGTCAATGCCTGTTCCTGTG GGGATGCAAGGATCTATGAATCAGAtggctccaccaatgcaacaaggCCATTATATGGGCATGAACCCCATGCACTCTGGGGGTGGTGCACCTCCTCAAGTTGGAGGCTTTCCAAATGGCATGCAGGGCCCTCCAAATTCAAGCGGGCCCCAAATGTATCCACAGGGTGGTGCATTCAACCGTCCACAAGGACAAATGCCAATGATGCCAGGATATAATCCCTTCCAG TCGGGTAATCAATCTGGTATGGCCCCGCCACCTCCACCAGGTCCACCACCACACGGCCAAAGTCAGCAGTAG